One genomic region from Aureibacillus halotolerans encodes:
- a CDS encoding DUF3502 domain-containing protein — MITYLKEEDPEDKWEQFDAFNSSAVNAPLLGFHFDDTNVKTELAAVKNVKEEFIGPLYTGSVDPEEFVPQAIEKMKNAGLDVVMEEAQRQLDEWVAAQK, encoded by the coding sequence ATGATTACGTATTTGAAAGAAGAAGATCCTGAAGATAAATGGGAACAATTTGACGCATTCAACAGCTCGGCTGTAAATGCCCCTCTTCTAGGCTTCCACTTCGATGATACAAATGTGAAAACAGAACTTGCAGCAGTGAAGAACGTGAAAGAAGAATTTATCGGACCACTGTATACAGGCTCCGTTGATCCAGAGGAATTCGTTCCACAGGCCATTGAAAAAATGAAAAATGCAGGCCTTGATGTAGTCATGGAAGAAGCTCAGCGTCAGCTTGACGAGTGGGTTGCAGCGCAAAAATAA
- a CDS encoding class I SAM-dependent methyltransferase, whose product MNQWNAQLYDSKHQFVSNYGESLLKVLDAQPGEHILDVGCGTGDLTQTIADAGAAVTGIDASADMIQKAKSKYPALSFDVADAQQLSYENAFDAAFSNAALHWMRSPQNVLTGVFDSLVPGGRFVAEFGGKGNVQTITKALFEQCAAHGHAEARSPWYFPSIGEYSHLMELIGFDVHFAHLYDRPTPLQGDEGLKSWLHMFADGILASIDSPTVDAILNATEEQLRPTLFQNGEWVADYRRLRVVAFKPNH is encoded by the coding sequence ATGAACCAATGGAACGCGCAGTTGTATGACAGCAAACATCAATTTGTTTCAAACTATGGCGAATCATTACTCAAGGTTCTGGACGCACAGCCTGGCGAACACATTTTAGATGTCGGCTGTGGTACAGGCGATTTAACGCAGACTATTGCTGATGCAGGTGCTGCTGTTACAGGAATCGATGCCTCAGCAGACATGATACAGAAAGCGAAAAGCAAGTATCCTGCGTTATCATTTGACGTCGCCGATGCTCAACAGCTTTCATATGAAAATGCGTTCGATGCGGCTTTTTCTAACGCTGCATTGCATTGGATGCGTTCTCCTCAAAACGTATTGACCGGTGTTTTTGACAGCCTCGTTCCTGGTGGACGTTTCGTCGCTGAATTCGGTGGCAAAGGCAACGTTCAAACAATAACAAAAGCTCTCTTTGAACAATGTGCTGCGCACGGTCATGCAGAAGCGCGGTCACCTTGGTATTTCCCGAGCATCGGCGAATATAGTCACCTTATGGAATTGATTGGATTTGATGTTCACTTTGCCCATTTGTACGATCGACCAACCCCACTCCAAGGCGACGAAGGACTCAAGTCATGGCTCCACATGTTTGCCGACGGTATCCTTGCCAGCATAGATTCCCCAACAGTTGACGCTATTTTAAACGCGACCGAAGAACAACTACGACCAACACTCTTCCAGAATGGCGAATGGGTCGCGGATTATCGCCGTCTACGCGTTGTCGCTTTTAAACCAAACCATTAG
- a CDS encoding DUF2268 domain-containing protein: MNIKTLRSDQIYQKVAQAPPEHKLELFRNELLAPFMKQWQIQQIPFRAEEENGFDVVTFNNMMHRSPDQITQQLSPEIELISDESFWLECEHTVKKSLNLFIEHGIRLPESDYLFTIQLGNPESRALTLNEGYSGFGGIPGFIWGTLLPNEYTIPRMKASLAHECNHNVRYQFIQWDHTVHLGELMVSEGLAENFATIMFGEEFLGPWVTKTNAETLNSHIKPVLREKLHVTGFDKFAPYLYGDEIAKLQNFEPVNMPYSAGYACGYYLIQYYLRKTGKTIFEATITPSSQILDEVKGFWDEETIIGS, encoded by the coding sequence ATGAACATAAAAACATTGCGATCTGACCAAATTTATCAAAAAGTTGCCCAAGCGCCTCCCGAGCATAAGCTTGAATTATTCAGAAATGAATTGTTGGCTCCCTTTATGAAACAATGGCAAATTCAACAAATCCCATTTAGAGCTGAAGAGGAGAATGGTTTTGATGTTGTCACGTTTAATAATATGATGCACCGCTCCCCAGACCAGATTACCCAACAGCTTTCACCTGAGATTGAGCTGATTTCGGACGAATCATTTTGGTTAGAGTGTGAGCATACTGTGAAGAAAAGCCTAAATCTATTTATCGAACATGGAATACGTCTTCCCGAATCCGACTATTTGTTTACCATTCAACTAGGGAATCCCGAAAGCCGGGCCTTAACACTAAACGAAGGCTATAGCGGCTTTGGGGGCATTCCTGGGTTTATCTGGGGCACACTTTTGCCGAATGAGTACACGATTCCTCGAATGAAGGCTTCTCTGGCGCACGAATGCAATCATAATGTGCGCTATCAATTTATTCAGTGGGATCACACCGTTCATTTGGGCGAGCTCATGGTAAGTGAAGGATTAGCTGAAAACTTTGCGACGATTATGTTTGGAGAAGAATTTCTTGGCCCTTGGGTGACGAAAACAAACGCAGAAACACTTAATAGTCACATAAAGCCTGTGCTTAGAGAAAAATTGCACGTCACTGGATTTGATAAATTTGCTCCGTATCTTTACGGTGATGAGATCGCAAAACTGCAAAACTTTGAACCTGTCAATATGCCTTATAGCGCTGGCTACGCCTGCGGATATTATCTAATCCAATACTATTTAAGAAAAACAGGAAAAACGATTTTTGAGGCCACAATAACCCCTTCTTCTCAAATATTAGACGAGGTAAAAGGATTTTGGGATGAAGAAACAATTATTGGCAGTTAA
- a CDS encoding alpha-mannosidase, with product MKKTAHLISHTHWDREWYMPYEYHHMRLIDVMDSLLETLDKGKGYESFHLDGQTIMLEDYFQVRPEKREHVTQYINAGRIHIGPWYILQDEFLTSSEANLRNLQIGHQDANAYGKISKLGYFPDSFGNMGQAPQILKQAGIDTAAFGRGVKPTGFNNTVSDGNFESPYSEMMWEAPDGSQVLGILFANWYSNGNEVPTSEEEAKVYWEEKLKSAERFASTSHLLYMNGCDHQPIQTDLPEAIETANALLPDLDVVHSDFDRYIEAMKAELPDDLTTIKGELRSQQTDGWYTLVNTASARVYLKQMNQHAQTLLEKSAEPFAVMASSVGYDYPQHKFTYAWKTLMQNHPHDSICGCSVDEVHREMVTRFDKATHVAETIVQESLSALASHTDTSSFNSFDHSLPFIVANGSGDEASGIVTVKLEAATWPFANGGPGKSVNEMKAYTLPTFSLVDSEGNTVEATIIDLGAHFDYDLPTDRFRQPYIARHVEVTFEAEAVPAFGTKAFSLVAAEKTEASKATLLSASNTLENDYVRGVVEEDGSLTLTDKVTGNVYKDLGVYENSGDLGNEYIYKQPEGETPLTTKGVQASVSVVEDTPYRAVIEAVHAFEIPVKANETLDVEIQELVEFRHRKAQRVEDKVTLAIHTQYILEKNGKGVRIRSSFDNTAQDHRLRMLFPTDIETDEHFADSIFEVAKRSNVPEKEWENPSNCQHQQAFCAVLKEERGLTVANKGLNEYEILQDGRNTLAVTLIRSVRELGDWGVFLTPEAQCQGAHSTDIMVIPHTEATATAAYGAAYQFQSSLFTAQIRTTVSATLPAVTSPLSWEGHGLLPTSLKQAENGDWMVRWYNPTSEQITLTTSVEGRALYVSNVLEERTEETNKERLSKVVKPYEIVTFGSNSLR from the coding sequence ATGAAGAAAACGGCACATCTTATTTCACACACGCATTGGGACCGCGAGTGGTATATGCCTTACGAATACCATCATATGCGGTTAATTGACGTTATGGACAGCCTTTTGGAGACATTGGACAAAGGGAAAGGGTATGAAAGCTTTCACCTTGATGGCCAAACCATTATGCTTGAAGACTACTTTCAGGTCCGTCCTGAAAAACGCGAACATGTCACACAATACATAAACGCGGGTCGGATTCATATTGGTCCATGGTACATTTTGCAGGATGAATTTCTGACAAGCAGTGAAGCAAACCTACGAAACTTGCAAATTGGGCATCAGGATGCAAATGCCTATGGGAAAATCTCAAAGCTTGGGTATTTCCCGGATTCGTTCGGCAACATGGGACAAGCTCCCCAAATTTTAAAGCAGGCTGGCATTGATACCGCTGCGTTTGGACGTGGCGTTAAACCAACGGGCTTTAATAATACCGTCAGTGATGGAAATTTCGAATCGCCTTATTCAGAAATGATGTGGGAAGCGCCAGATGGCTCACAGGTCCTTGGCATCCTCTTCGCGAACTGGTATTCAAACGGAAATGAAGTCCCTACTTCGGAGGAAGAAGCAAAGGTATATTGGGAGGAAAAACTAAAAAGCGCAGAACGATTTGCGTCCACAAGTCATCTCCTTTATATGAATGGGTGTGATCATCAGCCGATTCAAACGGACTTGCCTGAAGCGATTGAAACGGCGAATGCCCTCCTCCCAGATTTGGACGTTGTGCACAGTGACTTTGATCGCTATATCGAAGCAATGAAAGCTGAGCTTCCAGACGATTTAACAACAATCAAAGGGGAACTTCGCAGTCAGCAAACAGACGGCTGGTATACACTTGTGAATACAGCCTCTGCGCGCGTATATCTAAAGCAGATGAACCAACATGCGCAAACCTTGCTTGAGAAAAGTGCTGAGCCATTTGCTGTGATGGCGAGCTCTGTCGGCTACGACTATCCACAGCATAAGTTTACGTATGCCTGGAAAACACTCATGCAAAATCACCCGCATGACAGCATTTGTGGATGCAGTGTGGATGAAGTTCACCGTGAAATGGTCACACGCTTTGACAAAGCGACACATGTCGCTGAGACGATTGTGCAGGAGAGCTTGTCTGCACTTGCCAGCCACACCGATACGTCCAGCTTCAACTCCTTTGACCATTCGTTGCCGTTTATTGTCGCCAATGGGTCAGGCGATGAAGCGTCAGGGATCGTCACTGTAAAGCTCGAAGCAGCCACTTGGCCATTTGCGAACGGTGGACCTGGCAAATCAGTGAATGAAATGAAAGCTTATACACTCCCTACTTTCTCGCTTGTTGATTCTGAAGGGAACACCGTGGAGGCAACCATTATTGATCTAGGTGCTCATTTTGATTACGACTTACCGACCGACCGCTTTCGTCAGCCGTATATTGCTAGACATGTAGAAGTCACATTTGAGGCAGAAGCCGTGCCTGCCTTTGGAACAAAAGCATTTTCACTTGTTGCTGCGGAGAAGACAGAAGCAAGCAAGGCCACCCTCCTTTCAGCGAGCAACACGCTCGAAAATGACTATGTTCGCGGTGTTGTTGAAGAAGATGGCTCTCTTACGTTGACAGACAAAGTGACAGGAAACGTTTATAAGGATCTTGGGGTCTATGAAAACAGTGGAGATCTTGGGAATGAATACATTTACAAACAGCCTGAAGGGGAAACGCCACTCACTACGAAAGGCGTTCAGGCATCCGTATCGGTCGTTGAGGATACGCCGTACCGTGCGGTCATTGAGGCGGTTCATGCGTTCGAAATACCGGTCAAGGCAAACGAAACGCTCGACGTTGAAATTCAGGAACTTGTTGAGTTTCGTCATCGCAAAGCACAGCGAGTTGAGGACAAAGTGACGCTTGCGATTCACACACAATATATCCTTGAGAAAAACGGCAAAGGTGTACGCATTCGTTCTTCGTTTGACAATACAGCTCAGGACCACCGCTTGAGAATGCTTTTCCCTACCGATATTGAGACAGATGAGCATTTCGCTGATTCAATTTTTGAAGTCGCCAAGCGTTCCAACGTGCCTGAAAAGGAATGGGAAAACCCAAGCAATTGCCAACACCAACAAGCCTTTTGTGCCGTTTTAAAGGAAGAGCGTGGACTCACGGTCGCCAACAAAGGGTTAAATGAATACGAGATTCTTCAAGATGGTCGAAACACGTTAGCCGTCACACTCATTCGTTCTGTTCGTGAGCTTGGGGATTGGGGTGTCTTCCTCACTCCAGAAGCCCAATGCCAGGGAGCTCACAGCACTGACATTATGGTGATTCCGCATACGGAAGCGACGGCAACCGCTGCATACGGGGCTGCCTATCAATTTCAGTCTTCTTTATTCACTGCGCAAATTCGTACGACAGTGAGCGCGACATTGCCAGCAGTCACAAGCCCACTTTCTTGGGAAGGTCATGGTCTTTTACCGACGTCTCTCAAGCAGGCGGAAAACGGTGATTGGATGGTTCGTTGGTACAACCCAACCTCAGAACAGATCACTCTTACTACATCAGTAGAAGGAAGAGCGCTTTATGTGTCGAATGTGCTTGAAGAGCGAACAGAAGAAACGAACAAAGAACGCTTGTCGAAAGTGGTTAAACCATATGAGATTGTTACATTCGGAAGCAACTCGCTTCGCTAA
- a CDS encoding glycoside hydrolase family 125 protein produces MTAIPASMQKLIEEVKTHFADQPKLGNMFENCFVNTYETTLKPHEDGKTFVITGDIPAMWLRDSAAQVRPYLILAEEDEHFAKLIEGVVRKQFEYIVHDPYANAFNETGNGKGHQGDVTDMTDWIWERKYEIDSLCFPVQLAYLLWKSTGSTAHFDNDFKTGVEKIINLFRVEQYHESKSPYRFVRHEGRHNDTLSRDGKGSLVKEGIGMTWSGFRPSDDACTYGYLVPSNMFAVVILRYLEEIATTVLNDSTLAEDARVLANEIDNSIQAHAVIPYEGYESVYAYEVDGFGQFNFMDDANVPSLLAAPYLGYCNADDKTYQNTRQFLLSHGNPTYYEGSVAKGIGSPHTPPQYIWHISLAMQGLTSTSTEERNDLLETFQRTDGDTNLMHEGFNVNDPAQFTRPWFSWANSMFSEFLLSCMGKEVKK; encoded by the coding sequence ATGACAGCCATTCCTGCATCTATGCAAAAATTAATTGAAGAGGTAAAGACCCATTTTGCCGACCAACCTAAGCTTGGCAACATGTTTGAAAACTGCTTTGTGAATACGTACGAGACAACACTCAAACCTCACGAGGATGGAAAGACTTTTGTCATTACTGGCGACATCCCGGCCATGTGGCTTCGTGATTCTGCTGCTCAGGTTCGCCCTTATCTGATTCTCGCTGAAGAGGATGAGCATTTTGCAAAGCTCATTGAAGGCGTTGTGCGCAAGCAGTTCGAATACATCGTTCATGATCCTTACGCCAATGCCTTTAACGAGACTGGCAACGGCAAAGGACACCAAGGCGACGTGACCGACATGACCGACTGGATTTGGGAGCGCAAATACGAAATTGATTCGCTTTGTTTCCCAGTCCAGCTCGCCTACCTTCTTTGGAAATCAACTGGCTCAACAGCTCATTTTGACAACGACTTCAAAACCGGCGTTGAAAAGATTATCAACCTGTTTCGTGTTGAGCAGTACCATGAATCAAAATCGCCTTATCGTTTCGTGCGCCACGAAGGTCGCCATAACGATACGCTGAGCCGTGATGGCAAAGGCTCCTTGGTTAAAGAAGGCATCGGCATGACATGGTCGGGCTTCCGTCCAAGCGACGATGCTTGCACCTATGGATACCTCGTTCCTTCAAACATGTTTGCCGTCGTCATCCTTCGTTATCTAGAAGAAATTGCGACCACCGTCTTGAACGACAGCACATTGGCAGAAGACGCGCGCGTTCTTGCCAATGAAATTGACAACAGCATTCAAGCGCATGCCGTCATCCCTTATGAGGGGTATGAAAGTGTCTATGCCTATGAGGTGGATGGCTTTGGTCAATTCAATTTCATGGATGATGCGAACGTACCGAGTCTACTCGCTGCACCGTATTTAGGCTACTGTAACGCGGATGACAAAACCTATCAGAACACAAGACAGTTTCTATTAAGCCATGGCAACCCAACGTACTATGAAGGCAGTGTCGCCAAAGGCATCGGAAGCCCGCACACACCGCCTCAGTACATTTGGCATATCTCGTTGGCCATGCAAGGGCTGACGAGCACAAGTACAGAAGAGCGAAATGACTTGCTCGAAACCTTCCAACGCACAGATGGCGACACCAATTTAATGCACGAAGGCTTCAACGTCAACGATCCAGCACAATTTACACGTCCTTGGTTCTCTTGGGCAAACTCCATGTTCAGCGAATTCTTACTCAGCTGCATGGGAAAAGAAGTAAAGAAATAA